One Carassius carassius chromosome 20, fCarCar2.1, whole genome shotgun sequence DNA segment encodes these proteins:
- the LOC132096892 gene encoding interferon regulatory factor 4-like encodes MNLDGDSSMSVSCGNGKLRQWLIDQIDSGDYPGLVWENDEKTIFRIPWKHAGKQDYNRDEDAALFKAWALFKGKYREGLDKPDPPTWKTRLRCALNKSNDFDELVERSQLDISDPYKVYRIIPEGAKRGSKSSSMDDGAGHMPSISYPVHSSYPPLQPQMPGYMLPQERRDWREYSGDQPHPQAPHAELPYGQCPYPPTRSLSWHPSACDNGYQISGSFYTYSPTETHPVAMDPNMRSAEAMALSDCRLHVSLYYRESLVKEVTTSSPEGCRISSSPSPGSPSSPSSPGPEERLYGGAEPVLLPFPYPQSQRRGAEKLPNVLERGVLLWLAPDGLYAKRLCQGRVYWEGPLAPYADKPNKLEKEQTCKLMDTQQFLSELQGFIHHGRPMPRSQVVLCFGDEFPDPQRQSKMITAQVEPMFARQLLYFAGQTNGHYLRGYELQSQGALPVEEYQRSIQHLQE; translated from the exons ATGAACTTAGATGGGGACAGCAGCATGTCTGTCAGTTGTGGGAATGGCAAACTTAGACAGTGGCTCATCGATCAGATTGACAGCGGGGACTATCCCGGCTTGGTTTGGGAAAATGACGAGAAAACCATTTTCAGGATTCCCTGGAAGCACGCGGGGAAACAGGACTACAACCGGGACGAGGACGCAGCGCTCTTCAAG GCTTGGGCCCTGTTCAAAGGCAAGTACAGAGAAGGCTTGGACAAACCAGACCCTCCAACGTGGAAGACGAGGCTCCGCTGTGCCCTGAACAAAAGCAATGACTTTGATGAACTGGTGGAGAGAAGCCAGCTGGACATCTCAGATCCTTACAAGGTCTACAGGATAATACCAGAAGGAGCCAAGAGAG gcTCTAAGTCCAGCAGTATGGATGACGGCGCGGGACACATGCCTTCTATTAGTTATCCAGTGCATTCTTCTTATCCTCCTCTACAGCCTCAG ATGCCGGGATACATGCTGCCCcaggagagacgagactggagggAATACAGCGGCGATCAGCCTCATCCCCAGGCTCCTCACGCAGAGTTACCGTACGGCCAGTGTCCGTATCCACCCACACGCTCCCTGTCCTGGCACCCATCGGCCTGTGACAACG GATACCAGATATCTGGCTCCTTCTACACATATTCGCCTACAGAAACCCATCCAGTGGCAATGGACCCCAATATGAGATCCGCCGAAGCCATGGCACTATCAG ACTGCCGTCTGCACGTGTCTCTGTATTATCGTGAGTCTCTGGTGAAGGAGGTGACCACCAGCAGCCCTGAAGGCTGTCGCATCTCTTCCTCTCCGTCTCCAGGATCCCCCTCGTCCCCGTCCTCCCCGGGCCCCGAGGAGCGGCTGTATGGCGGGGCCGAGCCTGTGCTCTTGCCCTTCCCGTACCCTCAGTCTCAGCGGCGCGGGGCCGAGAAGCTGCCGAATGTGCTGGAGCGCGGCGTGCTGCTGTGGCTGGCTCCGGACGGGCTCTACGCCAAGCGTCTGTGTCAGGGGAGGGTGTACTGGGAGGGTCCTCTGGCCCCGTACGCTGACAAACCCAACAAGCTGGAGAAAGAGCAGACCTGCAAACTGATGGACACGCAGCAGTTCCTCTCAG AACTGCAGGGCTTCATTCACCACGGCCGTCCCATGCCTCGCTCTCAGGTGGTGCTGTGCTTCGGAGACGAGTTTCCAGACCCTCAACGGCAGAGCAAAATGATCACAGCTCAG GTGGAGCCCATGTTTGCACGGCAGCTCCTGTATTTTGCCGGCCAGACCAACGGTCACTACTTGCGCGGATATGAGCTTCAGAGTCAAGGTGCTTTACCTGTAGAGGAGTATCAGAGAAGCATCCAGCACTTGCAGGAGTAA